From one Triticum aestivum cultivar Chinese Spring chromosome 4B, IWGSC CS RefSeq v2.1, whole genome shotgun sequence genomic stretch:
- the LOC123089241 gene encoding L-type lectin-domain containing receptor kinase SIT2-like, whose translation MAASGAALCLSVVLLLVAVCCRSDVDFIYQGFQHAPNLSLDGSASVLRGGALQLTNGSERLVGHAFYGSPVALGTLDNQGDLAVTSFSTAFVFDIVTIGTGGGHGLAFVVAPSRALPGVSPEIYLGVLGPTTNGKASNHVFAVEFDTVTDLEMKETNGNHVGVDVNSLVSNVSEQAAYYTTGADGEDRKMPVKLESAQQIQAWIDYDGGTSLLNVTVAPVSVTDRPQRPLISTKLDLRSVFKENMYIGFSSATGKLASSHYILAWSFRTNGLAQPIDLRRLPKVPRQRTPAPKVLIIKFAAVACAGTLALVAAAMVTALWLRHRAALADKMEDWELEHPQRIPYIELYKATKGFKESGLLGSGGFGHVYKGVLGRRRSGSGSGSASGEEVAIKRISSGTKQGMREFVAEISSLGRMRHRNLVELRGWCKHGDDLLLVYEFMPNGSLDAHLFGGGKVLTWAQRLSVIRGVARGLLYLHEEWEHVVVHRDVKANNVLLGADMGARLGDFGLARLYEHGAAPGTTRVAGTLGYMAPELTVTSRATTATDVFSFGALLLEVACGRRPVEPGEAADVILVRWVRDCGLDGDLMRAVDPRLDGCYDAAEARLVLWLGMVCSQGRPEARPSMRQVCQFLNGEEVLPEDAVLVFSDPDSSVFPGSVLSSMTWSSSCGTMSVGSLHGGR comes from the coding sequence ATGGCGGCATCCGGTGCTGCTTTGTGCCTCTCCGTTgtcctgctcctcgtcgccgtctgcTGCCGCTCCGACGTCGACTTCATCTACCAGGGCTTCCAGCACGCGCCCAACCTGAGCCTGGACGGGTCGGCGTCGGTGCTGCGCGGCGGCGCGCTCCAGCTCACCAACGGCAGCGAGCGCCTCGTCGGCCACGCCTTCTACGGCTCCCCCGTGGCTCTGGGCACGCTCGACAACCAGGGAGACCTCGCGGTCACCTCCTTCAGCACGGCCTTCGTCTTCGACATCGTGACCATCGGCACCGGCGGCGGCCACGGCCTCGCCTTCGTGGTGGCCCCGTCCAGGGCGCTCCCCGGGGTGTCGCCGGAGATCTACCTCGGCGTCCTCGGGCCGACCACCAACGGAAAGGCCTCCAACCACGTCTTCGCCGTCGAGTTCGACACGGTCACCGACCTGGAGATGAAGGAGACCAACGGCAACCACGTCGGCGTCGACGTCAACAGCCTCGTGTCCAACGTGTCCGAGCAGGCCGCGTACTACACCACCGGCGCCGACGGGGAGGACAGGAAGATGCCCGTGAAGCTGGAGAGCGCACAGCAGATCCAGGCGTGGATAGACTACGACGGCGGTACCAGCTTGCTCAACGTGACCGTCGCCCCGGTGTCCGTGACTGACCGACCGCAGCGGCCGCTCATATCGACAAAGCTTGATCTCCGGTCGGTCTTCAAGGAGAACATGTACATCGGCTTCTCTTCAGCGACCGGGAAGCTCGCGAGCTCGCACTACATCCTGGCATGGAGTTTCCGGACTAATGGGCTCGCCCAGCCCATTGATCTCCGGCGGCTGCCGAAGGTCCCGAGGCAGAGAACGCCGGCTCCCAAGGTCCTCATCATCAAATTTGCCGCCGTGGCTTGTGCAGGGACACTCGCTTTGGTTGCCGCGGCGATGGTTACTGCGCTCTGGCTCCGGCATAGGGCGGCGCTCGCCGACAAGATGGAGGACTGGGAGCTAGAACACCCCCAGAGGATTCCATACATCGAGCTCTACAAGGCGACCAAGGGGTTCAAGGAGAGCGGGCTTCTCGGCTCGGGTGGTTTCGGCCACGTGTACAAAGGTGTGCTCGGACGTCGTCggtccggctccggctccggctccgcgtCCGGCGAGGAGGTGGCCATCAAGCGGATCTCCAGCGGCACCAAGCAAGGGATGAGGGAGTTCGTGGCGGAGATCTCGAGCCTCGGGCGGATGCGCCACCGTAACCTGGTGGAGCTGCGCGGGTGGTGCAAGCATGGCGATGACCTGCTCCTCGTCTACGAGTTCATGCCCAACGGCAGCCTCGACGCGCACCTGTTCGGCGGGGGCAAGGTGCTCACGTGGGCGCAGCGGCTCAGCGTCATCCGGGGCGTGGCGCGCGGCCTGCTGTACCTGCACGAGGAGTGGGAGCACGTGGTGGTGCACCGCGACGTGAAGGCTAACAACGTGCTGCTGGGCGCCGACATGGGCGCGCGGCTGGGCGACTTCGGCCTGGCACGCCTCTACGAGCACGGCGCGGCCCCGGGCACCACGCGCGTGGCCGGCACCCTGGGGTACATGGCCCCCGAGCTCACCGTGACCAGTCGAGCCACCACGGCCACCGACGTCTTCTCCTTCGGCGCGCTGCTGCTCGAGGTCGCGTGCGGCCGCCGGCCCGTCGAGCCGGGCGAGGCGGCGGACGTGATCCTTGTGCGGTGGGTCCGGGACTGCGGGCTGGACGGCGACCTGATGCGGGCCGTGGATCCGAGGCTGGATGGGTGCTACGACGCCGCGGAGGCGAGGCTGGTGCTGTGGCTGGGCATGGTGTGCAGCCAGGGCCGGCCTGAGGCGAGGCCAAGCATGAGGCAGGTCTGCCAGTTCCTCAACGGCGAGGAGGTGCTGCCGGAGGACGCCGTGCTCGTGTTCTCGGATCCTGACTCGTCCGTGTTCCCTGGGTCCGTGCTCTCCTCCATGACCTGGTCCTCCTCCTGTGGCACCATGTCGGTCGGCTCGCTGCATGGCGGCCGGTGA
- the LOC123089242 gene encoding UDP-N-acetylglucosamine transferase subunit ALG13 homolog → MGDRERRMVFVTVGTTCFDALVKVVDSEEVKQALLQKGYTDLRIQMGRGTYTPSKASGNSNLQVEHFTFLPSIADNIREASLVISHAGSGSIFETLQLGKPLIVVVNEDLMDNHQSELAEELAERNHLLCAHPQTLRATVEAMDLHALQPYIPGEARPVVALINEFLGFPVD, encoded by the exons ATGGGAGATAGAGAAAGGCGAATGGTGTTTGTGACAGTAGGGACGACATGTTTTGATGCTCTTGTCAAAGTGGTAGATTCTGAGGAAGTCAAACAAGCACTACTGCAGAAAGGTTACACAGACCTTCGGATTCAAATGGGCCGAGGAACATACACGCCATCCAAG GCCTCAGGAAATTCAAATCTTCAAGTTGAGCATTTCACCTTTTTACCAAGCATAGCTGACAACATACGAGAAGCATCCTTAGTCATCAGTCATGCAG GTTCTGGCAGCATATTTGAGACGCTGCAACTGGGCAAGCCTCTTATCGTCGTTGTGAATGAAGATCTGATGGATAATCACCAAAGTGAGTTAGCAGAGGAACTGGCCGAGAGGAATCACCTTTTGTGTGCCCATCCACAGACGCTGCGAGCAACCGTCGAGGCGATGGATCTGCATGCGCTCCAGCCGTACATTCCAGGAGAGGCGAGGCCAGTTGTGGCACTGATCAACGAATTTCTTGGTTTTCCTGTCGATTGA